Proteins encoded by one window of Channa argus isolate prfri chromosome 1, Channa argus male v1.0, whole genome shotgun sequence:
- the slc29a3 gene encoding equilibrative nucleoside transporter 3 isoform X2, producing MDSIEDAQPNLNSSYVPNVLGNHHISEDEESDDTSPSASLLPKHSSVPLAVRYSPEDSYCLVYIIFFLMGIGSLLPWNFFITAKQYWLYKLSNNTHGSGNEEQRSDLMDYFESYLAIASTVPSVLCLILNYVLVNRLSPKVRIILSLLVILLVFVVTTVLVKVDTSDHNVEFFAGTLASVAIVSGASNIFSGSVFGISGRFPMRISQALISGQAMGGTVTAVASIVDLAVAKDVTESALAYFLTADVFILLCIITYLLLPKLEYAQSVLDKDILLFI from the exons ATGGACAGCATAGAAGATGCTCAGCCCAATCTCAACTCCTCCTATGTTCCAAATGTTCTTGGCAACCATCATATATCTGAGGATGAAGAGAGCGACGATACGAGTCCTTCTGCATCACTTCTGCCCAAACATTCCTCAGTGCCTCTAGCTGTTCGCTACAGTCCAGAGGACTCCTACTGTTTGGTGTACATCATCTTCTTTCTGATGGGCATCGGCTCCTTGCTGCCCTGGAATTTCTTCATAACAGCCAAACAGTACTGGCTTTACAAACTTAGTAACAACACTCATGGCAGCGGCAATGAGGAGCAACGTTCAGACCTCATG GACTACTTTGAAAGTTATCTGGCCATCGCCTCTACTGTGCCTTCTGTGCTGTGTCTGATACTCAACTACGTCCTGGTTAACAG GTTGTCCCCGAAAGTGCGGATTATTTTATCTCTCCTTGTGATCCTGTTGGTTTTTGTGGTGACCACAGTGCTGGTGAAGGTAGACACGTCAGATCACAATGTGGAGTTCTTCGCTGGTACGCTGGCTAGTGTTGCTATCGTCTCTGGAGCCTCTAATATTTTCTCTGGCAGTGTTTTCGGGATCAGTGGGCGATTTCCAATGAGGATCTCTCAGGCCCTAATATCAG GTCAGGCAATGGGAGGCACAGTAACCGCAGTTGCATCAATAGTGGACCTGGCCGTAGCTAAGGATGTGACTGAGAGTGCTCTAGCCTATTTCCTCACAGCTGACGTCTTCATCCTGCTCTGTATCATCACATATTTGCTGCTGCCCAAGCTGGAATATGCACAGTCAGTATTAGATAAAGATATTCTGCTTTTTATATAG
- the slc29a3 gene encoding equilibrative nucleoside transporter 3 isoform X1 → MDSIEDAQPNLNSSYVPNVLGNHHISEDEESDDTSPSASLLPKHSSVPLAVRYSPEDSYCLVYIIFFLMGIGSLLPWNFFITAKQYWLYKLSNNTHGSGNEEQRSDLMDYFESYLAIASTVPSVLCLILNYVLVNRLSPKVRIILSLLVILLVFVVTTVLVKVDTSDHNVEFFAGTLASVAIVSGASNIFSGSVFGISGRFPMRISQALISGQAMGGTVTAVASIVDLAVAKDVTESALAYFLTADVFILLCIITYLLLPKLEYAQHYMLTATSSSSGMMSEGGGTVSRASVPPLQPILRKTWVLGLSVFYVFSISIMVFPAVSSGIQSVHKDSGSLWTTTYFVPFTSFLLYNVADFCGRQATAWLQFPGPTSRVLPALVLCRTIMVPLFIFCNYQPRDHLHTVLFTHDVYPVVFTCLLGLSNGYLGTLPMIYGPKVVPRELAEATGVVMTFFLTLGLSIGSAFSVLIVHCI, encoded by the exons ATGGACAGCATAGAAGATGCTCAGCCCAATCTCAACTCCTCCTATGTTCCAAATGTTCTTGGCAACCATCATATATCTGAGGATGAAGAGAGCGACGATACGAGTCCTTCTGCATCACTTCTGCCCAAACATTCCTCAGTGCCTCTAGCTGTTCGCTACAGTCCAGAGGACTCCTACTGTTTGGTGTACATCATCTTCTTTCTGATGGGCATCGGCTCCTTGCTGCCCTGGAATTTCTTCATAACAGCCAAACAGTACTGGCTTTACAAACTTAGTAACAACACTCATGGCAGCGGCAATGAGGAGCAACGTTCAGACCTCATG GACTACTTTGAAAGTTATCTGGCCATCGCCTCTACTGTGCCTTCTGTGCTGTGTCTGATACTCAACTACGTCCTGGTTAACAG GTTGTCCCCGAAAGTGCGGATTATTTTATCTCTCCTTGTGATCCTGTTGGTTTTTGTGGTGACCACAGTGCTGGTGAAGGTAGACACGTCAGATCACAATGTGGAGTTCTTCGCTGGTACGCTGGCTAGTGTTGCTATCGTCTCTGGAGCCTCTAATATTTTCTCTGGCAGTGTTTTCGGGATCAGTGGGCGATTTCCAATGAGGATCTCTCAGGCCCTAATATCAG GTCAGGCAATGGGAGGCACAGTAACCGCAGTTGCATCAATAGTGGACCTGGCCGTAGCTAAGGATGTGACTGAGAGTGCTCTAGCCTATTTCCTCACAGCTGACGTCTTCATCCTGCTCTGTATCATCACATATTTGCTGCTGCCCAAGCTGGAATATGCACA ACACTACATGCTGACAGCGACATCCAGCAGTTCAGGAATGATGAGTGAGGGTGGAGGTACAGTGAGCAGAGCCTCTGTGCCTCCACTGCAGCCCATCCTCAGGAAGACATGGGTGCTCGGCTTGAGCGTTTTCTATGTCTTTTCCATCTCTATCATGGTGTTCCCTGCAGTATCCTCAGGGATCCAGTCTGTCCACAAAGACAGTGGCAGCCTGTGGACAACCACATACTTTGTGCCCTTCACCAGTTTCCTCCTGTACAATGTAGCCGACTTCTGTGGCAGGCAGGCCACAGCCTGGCTGCAGTTTCCAGGCCCCACAAGTCGAGTCTTGCCTGCACTGGTGCTATGTCGCACCATCATGGttccacttttcattttttgtaacTACCAACCAAGGGACCACCTTCACACAGTCCTATTTACCCATGATGTGTATCCTGTGGTCTTTACCTGCCTGTTAGGTCTCTCTAATGGCTACTTAGGCACTCTACCAATGATCTATGGCCCAAAGGTGGTACCTCGGGAGCTGGCAGAGGCCACAGGAGTGGTTATGACCTTCTTTCTTACTCTGGGATTGTCCATTGGATCTGCATTCTCTGTGCTGATTGTACACTGTATATGA
- the mrps6 gene encoding 28S ribosomal protein S6, mitochondrial, whose protein sequence is MPRYELALILKAMQRPETAAALRRTVETLMERGAVVRDLENLGERLLPYKITKHNQRHSRGTYFLVDFYSAPSILTGLLDHLHRDVDVVRPTVLKKDSQVSSSNCCGPQQ, encoded by the coding sequence ATGCCTCGCTACGAACTGGCCCTGATCCTGAAGGCGATGCAGCGGCCCGAGACGGCGGCTGCACTCCGGCGGACAGTAGAGACTTTGATGGAGCGGGGCGCGGTGGTGAGGGACCTGGAGAACCTTGGAGAGAGACTCCTGCCCTACAAGATAACCAAACACAATCAGAGACACAGTCGAGGGACTTACTTTCTGGTGGATTTCTACTCTGCCCCCAGCATCCTTACAGGCTTACTGGACCACCTGCACCGTGACGTGGACGTGGTGAGACCCACTGTGCTGAAGAAGGACTCCCAGGTTTCCAGTAGTAACTGCTGTGGCCCGCAACAGTGA
- the psap gene encoding prosaposin → MLVLTLLFVSSVVASPLLGTEQCAHGPLYWCQNVKTASLCGAVTHCQQNVWNQPQMKTVPCDLCREVLMVVEQILKDNATEAEVLGYLEKACQLIPDQSMTDECKDMVDNYYPIIIGIITGELEDPNVACAAIGLCKTQEAALAKIQAQQQIVSNEIPQVDLSQQVVPFLLNVPELLYPQESPVQEAPKQETPKQANDVCQDCITFITSLQAQAKANTSYIDYLIESYEKKCELLGQGMAEMCKQYVSQYGGLIIQQIMSMQPKDICVGAAFCDGTVKKSVPMQKLQSAKVSPAAKAVPALKLFPATKLSQATDKSAKPMVRVRDSPTCAICEFVMKQLETMLEDHETEEEVKQAVEKVCLLLPSSLSAQCKDLIDTYGEAIIELLVQEADPKTVCQVLSLCNGARRAYVSALDETRFKAGGFCKVCKMAVTYIDSILEKNATEAQIEEAVRKVCSFLPDSFQSECDQMVQQYEPMLVQLLLQMLDPDFVCLKLGACPEVRHRLLGTEQCSWGPAFWCKNMETATRCNAVAHCRRHVWV, encoded by the exons aTGCTGGTCCTAACTCTGCTTTTTGTGTCTTCGG TTGTAGCATCTCCTCTGCTGGGCACAGAGCAGTGTGCTCATGGTCCTCTCTACTGGTGCCAGAATGTAAAGACTGCATCTCTGTGTGGAGCTGTGACTCATTGCCAGCAGAATGTGTGGAACCAACCCCAGATG AAAACTGTGCCATGTGACTTGTGTAGGGAGGTGTTGATGGTGGTGGAGCAGATACTGAAGGATAATGCCACTGAG GCTGAGGTTCTTGGATACCTAGAGAAGGCTTGCCAGCTCATTCCTGATCAAAGTATGACTGACGAGTGCAAGGACATGGTGGATAACTACTACCCCATTATAATAGGAATCATTACTGGAGAACTG GAGGATCCTAATGTAGCTTGTGCAGCCATTGGGCTGTGTAAGACTCAGGAGGCTGCCCTAGCTAAGATTCAGGCTCAGCAACAGATTGTGTCTAATGAAATCCCTCAGGTTGACCTTTCCCAGCAAGTGGTTCCTTTCCTTCTCAATGTGCCCGAGCTTCTCTATCCTCAGGAGAGTCCTGTGCAGGAGGCCCCAAAACAAGAAACTCCCAAGCAG GCGAATGACGTGTGCCAGGACTGCATCACATTTATAACCTCCCTTCAAGCACAAGCTAAAGCCAACACTTCATATATTGATTATCTAATTGAGAGTTATGAGAAAAAGTGTGAGCTACTTGGGCAAGGCATGGCTGAAATG TGCAAGCAGTATGTAAGCCAATATGGTGGTCTTATTATCCAGCAGATCATGTCAATG CAACCCAAGGATATTTGTGTAGGTGCTGCCTTCTGTGATGGTACTGTGAAGAAGTCCGTTCCCATGCAGAAGCTGCAGTCTGCTAAAGTGAGTCCTGCTGCCAAAGCTGTACCAGCTCTGAAGCTTTTCCCTGCCACCAAGCTGAGTCAGGCTACAGACAAGTCTGCCAAA CCTATGGTGCGGGTCCGCGATTCCCCAACGTGTGCCATCTGTGAGTTTGTGATGAAACAGCTTGAGACTATGTTGGAGGATCATGAGACAGAG GAGGAGGTGAAGCAAGCTGTAGAGAAGGTGTGCTTACTTCTACCCTCCAGCCTGTCTGCCCAGTGTAAGGACCTAATTGACACTTATGGCGAGGCCATTATTGAACTGCTGGTTCAGGAGGCTGACCCCAAGACTGTCTGCCAAGTGTTGAGTCTCTGCAATGGTGCCAGACGTGCATATGTCT CTGCACTTGACGAGACCCGCTTTAAGGCTGGTGGCTTCTGTAAAGTGTGCAAGATGGCTGTCACTTACATCGACAGCATTCTGGAGAAGAATGCTACAGAGGCTCAGATTGAGGAGGCTGTCAGGAAAGTGTGCAGCTTCCTGCCTGACTCTTTCCAGTCTGAG TGTGACCAGATGGTCCAACAGTATGAGCCGATGCTTGTCCAGCTACTGCTCCAGATGCTTGACCCAGACTTTGTGTGCTTG AAATTGGGAGCCTGCCCTGAAGTTCGGCACAGGCTGCTTGGAACAGAGCAGTGCAGCTGGGGACCTGCATTTTGGTGCAAGAACATGGAGACAGCAACTCGGTGCAAT gCTGTGGCTCACTGCAGGCGCCATGTCTGGGTATAG